A stretch of the Haladaptatus sp. R4 genome encodes the following:
- a CDS encoding thermonuclease family protein has product MQPLEPYMTTSIASTTTVEPTATTTITEPQAGARTQTTYLRQSKTTNIDTPENSECFQARVTQVIDPTSLKINHSGKSRTVDLIGVSVPYSGQIHRKAVRYTKSQMDHQVVTVVSDPQVDTTDDSRMQAYVYIGNFMFNTDLVRIGYARVPDNQFSKRKEFMRKQQQAKHRSYGRWNTTTTTA; this is encoded by the coding sequence ATGCAGCCACTCGAACCCTACATGACGACCTCGATCGCTAGTACGACCACAGTAGAACCGACTGCTACAACAACCATCACAGAACCTCAGGCGGGGGCACGGACGCAGACGACGTATCTACGGCAATCAAAGACCACGAATATTGATACTCCAGAGAATAGCGAGTGCTTCCAAGCACGTGTGACCCAGGTCATCGATCCGACGAGCCTCAAGATCAACCACAGTGGGAAGAGTCGCACTGTTGATTTGATTGGTGTGAGCGTCCCTTATAGTGGCCAGATTCACAGGAAGGCAGTTCGCTATACGAAGTCCCAAATGGATCACCAAGTCGTGACAGTCGTCTCTGATCCACAGGTGGACACAACAGACGACAGTCGCATGCAAGCGTACGTCTACATCGGGAATTTCATGTTCAACACGGATTTGGTCCGTATCGGCTACGCTCGCGTGCCTGACAACCAGTTCAGCAAGCGCAAGGAATTCATGCGTAAACAGCAGCAGGCCAAACACCGCAGTTACGGTCGCTGGAATACGACTACGACAACAGCTTAA
- a CDS encoding SprT-like domain-containing protein produces the protein MTFSDIIDQRTLTESANAATDDTPETPTALLDRARQHAADVATEHFPDLPVEAIDWEVSHRAQRQAGVTKYDPTTEGITITLTWTAYEKHGWEQFSATVRHELIHAWQYHEFGDADHGATFARWTDRLDTSQHCERFTTPKWWLVCEDCGGRIARYRRSKTVRNPEQYSCGECGGAIHVEKGDGH, from the coding sequence GTGACATTCTCGGATATCATCGACCAGCGAACGCTCACGGAAAGCGCGAATGCTGCGACTGACGATACCCCCGAGACACCGACGGCTCTCCTCGACCGAGCACGACAGCACGCGGCCGACGTTGCCACCGAACACTTCCCGGATCTACCGGTCGAAGCAATCGACTGGGAGGTCTCACATCGAGCACAACGACAAGCAGGGGTCACCAAGTACGACCCGACAACAGAGGGAATCACGATTACGCTGACCTGGACAGCCTACGAGAAGCACGGATGGGAGCAATTCAGTGCGACTGTCCGGCACGAACTCATTCACGCCTGGCAGTACCACGAGTTCGGTGACGCGGACCACGGTGCAACGTTCGCTCGATGGACGGACCGCCTCGACACCTCGCAACACTGCGAACGCTTCACCACGCCAAAGTGGTGGCTCGTCTGCGAGGACTGCGGCGGTCGGATTGCCCGGTATCGACGCTCGAAAACAGTACGTAACCCCGAACAGTACAGTTGTGGTGAGTGCGGCGGTGCGATTCACGTCGAGAAGGGCGATGGCCACTGA